CGTGCAGTCGAGCAACAGCGAGCTGCCCGCGAGCGCGAGCAACGCATCCCGCGTCGCGAGCGTGACGAAGCCGATGGTCGCGACGATGATCCTGCAGCTCGTCGACGAGGGCGAGCTCACGCTCGACACCGACGTCGAGGAGGTGCTGCCGGGCGTAGTCGGCGGTCGCGACGTCACGGTCGAGCAGCTGCTGCAGCACACCTCGGGCATGCCCGACTACGTCGAGGCGCTCGCGCTCGGCGACCCGACGCAGATCCTCAACGTGCTCGACAACGGCCGCACGCAGCAGGAGCTCGTCGACCTCGCGCTCGGCCAGGAGTGGCGTTTCGACCCGGGCACGGGCTGGGAGTACTCGAACTCGAACTACGTCGTGCTCACGATGCTGCTTGAGGAAATCACGGGCAACTCGCTCGCCGAGGAGCTCGCCACACGCATCACGACGCCCCTCGGGCTGACGAACACGAGCATCCCCGACGGCACGTCGATGCCGGCGAACTCACTGCACGGCTACGTCGTCGAGTCGGGCCTGTCGATCGACGTGACGAAGCAGGACGCGTCGCTCTGGAACGGCGCCGGCGCCGTCGTGTCGACGCCGGCCGACGTGAACACCTTCATGCGCGCGCTGCTCACGGGCCAGGTGCTGCCACCGCAGCTCGTCGGCTACATGCTGCGCCTCAACGACGAGGGCTACGGACTCGGCGTCCAGGCGCGCCAAGACCAGTGCCCGGCGGGCGACGCGACGATCATCAACTCCGAGCAGGTCGACCCGACGATCGCGCCGAGCGCCGACGCGGCCTCGAGCGAGAGTGCGACGCCGACCGAGGCGGTCGCGGCCGCCCCAAGCCCGAGCACGCCGGCGAGCTGGCCCGACGCGCCCGACGACGGCTCGGGCAGCGTCATCGAAGACGACCTCGGCACCGTCGGCGTGCAGATCGGCGAGCCCGGGATGGTCTACGGCCACCTCGGCTCGGGCCTCGGCTACCGCGCGCTCACGCTGTCGAGCCCCGACGGGCTGCGGCAGGTGACCGTGTTCTGGACCGCCTCCGAGATCAACCAGGACAACGACGAGCGCGTGCACCTCGCCTATGACATCGCGGATGCGGCACTCGCGCGCGATTGCTAGTGCAACTCGATCGTCAGGGTCGCGCTGTCGAAGTCGTCGCCCGTGACCGTCGCGGTCGCGAGGTCGGTCTCGAAGTTCAAGTCGTAGGGGCCCTGCAGGATTGCCGGGAACTCGAGCGCGCCGACGCCGACGCTCGAGAGCAGGCACGACATGTTCGCGTAGTGGGCGTTGCCCTCGCCGCCCTCGACCTCGCCGTCGGCGACGTACTCGAGGTGGTTCGCGTCGGTGATGGTCGCGAAGTTTGCGACGTCGGCCGCGCTGCCGGGCTCGGCGGTGCAGCCGCGCACCGCGCTCGCGAGACGCTCGGATTCGGTGCTCGGCCCCGTGAACGCGTCGATGCCGAAGCCGACGCCCGCGCCGACCGCGAGGCCGGCGACGGCCGCGATGGCGATGGGGATCGCGCCGAAGCGGCGCTTCGTGGTCGATTCGGTCATGACTGCGTCACCTTCAGCTCGCCGGATTCGGGGTCGAGTTGCACCGTGAAGCCGCCGATCGTGGCGGGCTCCTCGAGGGTCGTGAGGTAGTCGACGTAGGTCTGCCCCTCGGGCGCGGCGTCGAGCTCGTAGAGCACGCACGCGCCGTCGCCGGCGAAGCGCCCGGCGTCAGACACCGCGGCCGGCGCGTGCAGCACCAGCTCGGTGTCGCTGAGGTCGTAGCTGCCCTCGGCGAGCGCGCACTGCTCGGGAATCGCGGCGAGGGCCGAGGGCTGGTTCAGCGCCTGGATGCCGTAGACCGCGCCCGCGCCGAGCACGAGCCCGACGACGCCGATGCCGATGAGCGCCGGCAGGCCGACGCCGCGGCGCTGGCTCGTGCGCTTCGGGTTGTTGGTCTGCGGAGGCTGAGGTGCGGATGCGGTGGTTGCGGATGCGCTCGCGGCAGGCCGCGCGTCGGTCGCGACCGGTGCCGGTGCGGGAGCCGGTGCGGGCAAATCCGCGTTCGTCTCGGCCGGAGCATCTGCCGACCAGGGCACGACGCGCGCCGGGGCCACGACGTGGTGGCGACCATCCGGCGACGGCAGGGGACCGGGTGCGGCGGGAGCGGGAGCGGGTGCCGCGGCGGGCGCGGCCCGGGGAGCCTCGCGCGGCTCCTCGAACCCCGGGGGATTCCCGATCGGCGGCAACAGTGGCATGGTCATGGAACTATCCAAGCGGTCGGTGGCCGTCGGCGCATCACCGCGACGGATGAGCGGCCATCGGCCAAGCGCGCTAGAAGATCATCGGGGCGTCGTCGTCGAGTGCGGTGTCGACGTCGAGCTCGACCACGACTGGCACGTGGTCGCTCGGGCCGTCGCCCTTGCGCTCGTCGCGCGCGATCTCGGCGTCGACGACGAGCTCGTCGAACTCGGGTGTGCCGAGAATGAAGTCGATGCGCATGCCCTCGTTGCGGGGGAAGCGCAGCTGCTGGTAGTCCCAGTAGGTGTAGCCCTCAACACCGCGGCTGCGCAGGGCATCGATAAGCCCGTCGTCGAGGAACGCCTGGAACGCGTCGCGCTCGGGCTTCGTCACGTGGGTGCGGCCTTCGAAGAACTCCATGCTCCACACGTCGTGGTCTTCGGGCGCGATGTTGAAGTCGCCCATGATCGCGAGCGGCTCGCCGGGGTGCGAGTCGCGGCGCGCGGCGACCGAGCGGCGCAGCGCCGCGAGCCACTCGAGCTTGTACGGATAGTGCGGGTTGTCGATCTCGCGGCCGTTCGGCACGTAAAGCGACCAGAGGCGCACGCCCTCGATCGTGACGCCGAGCGCGCGGGCCTCCATCGGCAGCGAGCCGTCGTCAAGCGGCTTGCCGAAGCCCGGCATGTCGGCGAAGTCGTGCACGACCTCCTCGATCGGCAGGCGTGACGCGAACGCGACGCCGTTCCACTGGTTCTTGCCGTAGGCGATGACCTCGTAGCCGGCCTGCTCAAACTCCTCGTAGGGGAACTGCTCGGGCTTGCACTTGATCTCTTGCATCGCGAGTACGTCGATGTCGGCGTTCTGCAGGTAGTCGACGACGCGACCCTTGCGGGTGCGGATGGAGTTGACGTTCCACGTGGCGATGCGCATGGCTCTACCGTATCGGCCTTGGCCGGTACGCTTGGTCACGTGACCGACGCGCGTACTCAGCTCATTCAGCTCATTTCCGACGAGGCCGTTTTCCACGGGGACTTCACCCTCACGAGCGGCAAGAAGGCGAGCTACTACATCGACCTGCGCAAGCTTTCGCTCGACCACCGGGCCGCGCCGCTGATCGGCCAGGTGCTGATCGACCTCGTGGCCGAGTTCGAGCCGGATGCGGTGGGCGGCCTGACGATGGGCGCCGACCCGCTCGCGAACGCGGTGCTGCACCAGTCGGTCGCGCAGGGCGCGCCGATCAACGCGTTCGTCGTGCGCAAGGAGCCGAAGGACCACGGCCGTGGCAAGCAGGTCGAGGGCCCCGACGTCGACGGCAAGCGCGTCGTCGTGCTCGAGGACACCTCGACGACCGGCGGCTCGCCGCTCGCCGCCGCCGCTGCGCTTGAGAAGGCCGGCGCGACCGTCGTCGGCGTCTGCACCATCGTCGACCGTGCGACCGGCGCGGGCGAGCGCATCGAGGAGGCGGGCTACCCGTACCGCTACGCGATCGGGCTCGACGACCTCGGTCTCGCCGAGTCGTAGCCGTGGCCGCAGGCCGGCGCGGCATCGCGATCGCCGCTGCCGTGGTGGTGCTCCTCGTGGGTGCCGTCGTCGGCTGGCTCTGGCGACCGCTCGGCGTGCCCGAGGCGTCGCCGACGCCGACTCCGACCGAACCCCCGAGCATCTTCGAGGCCGAGGCGGGCACGTGCGTCGCCGAGTTCGACGACGCCTGGCAGCTCGAGTTTGACGATGTGCCGTGCTCGCAGCCGCACGCCGCCGAGGTGATCGGCACGGTCGACGCGACCGACTACGTCGACGCCGGTGCCGACTGGCCGGGCGACGACGCGCTCGCGGACTGGGCCGTGCTCGCGTGCGAGGGACTCGACGACTACCCGAGCGACATCACCGAACTGCAGGTGCGCTGGCCGCTCGAAGGAGACTGGGCCGCCGGCGAGCGCAACTACGTCTGCTTCTCGGTGACCGACGAAGCGGCCGCAACGGCTTCCGCCACGCCAACGCAGTAGCCCGCAAAACTACGGCCGGCGTCCGTAGACGTGCTGTAGCACCCAGTCGTGCATCGTCACGGCCGCGGCCGCCGACGCGTTGATCGAGCGCGTCGAACCGAACTGGGTGATCTCGATTACCTGCTCCGACGCATCCACGGCCTCCTGCGTGAGCCCCGGCCCCTCCTGCCCGAAGAGGAACACGCAGCGCTCGGGCAGCGCGGTGGTCTCGATCGGCACGCAGCCGGGCACATTGTCGATGGCGAGAATCGGCATGCCGGCCTCGCGCGCCCAGGCCGCGAACGCCTCGATCGTCTCGTGGTGCACGACGTGCTGGTAGCGGTCGGTGACCATGGCACCACGGCGATTCCACCGCTTGCGGCCGACGATGTGCACCGTGTTCGCGCCGAACGCGTTCGCGCTGCGCACGATCGAGCCGATGTTCATGTCGTGCTGCCAGTTTTCGATGGCGACGTGGAACGGGTGCCGCGTCGTGTCGAGGTCGTCGACGATCGCCTGCATCTTCCAGTACCGAAACCGGTCGATGACGTTGCGAGTGTCGCCGTGCTCCAGTAACTCGGGGTCGTACCGGGGGTCGTCGGGCCACTCGCCCTGCCAGGGGCCGACGCCCCACGTGCTCAACTCGTGCGTTGGTGACTGCTCATTCATCTCGCTCTATTGTGCCGCTACGCGCTCGGCAGCAGGGCGTTCGTGTAGAGCGACTCGGGCGCAACCTCGGTGTCGATGAGGCCCGACGAGAACATGAACTCGGCCATCGCGGCCCAGGTGTCGGGGTCGTTCGTGAGCAGCGGCGCATCGCCGAGCGGCTCCATGAGCGGGATCGTCGCGTTGAGCGTCGCGAGCGCAGCGGCCTTCTGCTCGTCGCTCGTGAGGGTGGGCACGTACTTCGCGGTGATCTTGACGGCCTCCTCCGGGTTCTCGGCGATGTACTCGATTGCTTTCTGCACGGCCTCGAGCACCCGGCTCACGTCGTCGCCGCGGTCGGCGATTGTCGCGGCATCGGCGGCCACGGCCGGGCCGACGAGGGTCGGATGCGCGGGGTCGACCGCGTCGATCGTGCGAATCGCGAAGCCCTGCTGCTCGAACTGCACGGCGTCGTTGTTCGCGAAGCCCATCACCGCATCCACACGCCCGCCCGACAGGGCTGCCTGCTGCGTGTAGCCGATGGCTTGGATGTCCACGTCGTCCTGGCTCAGGCCCGCCTCGTCGAGCATCGCAAGCAGCGCGAAGTAGGTCTGGCCGTAGAGGCCGGGCAGGCCGACGGTGTGGCCCTTGAGGTCCTCGGCCGTCGTGATCTCGGAGTCCTCCGGCACGATGAGCACCGCGGGGTAGGTGTTGTAGAGCGTTGCGACTGACTGCAGGTCGACGCCGCCCGCGGCAGCCTGCGTGATCTCGTCGCCGCCGGCGTAGACGAGCTGCTCGGTGCCGCCCTTGAGCGCGCCGAACAGCTCCTCGCTCTCGCCGTGGTGGCGCAGTTCGACGTTGACGCCGGCCTCGTCGAAGTAGCCGAGATCCTCGGCGACGTAGAACGGCGCGAACTGCACGTTCGGGGTGTAGGTGAGACCGATGGTGAGGGTGTCGCCGGATGCGCCGCTCGCTTCGGGCGAGGATGCGCCGCCTTGGCAGCCGGCGAGGGCGAGTGCCGCGGCGGCCGCGACTGCGGCGGCGCGGACGAGTCGGGTAAACCTAGACATGCGCGGATCCTTTGGGGGAGGGCTCGGCCGGTGG
The Gulosibacter sediminis genome window above contains:
- a CDS encoding serine hydrolase domain-containing protein gives rise to the protein MRRTNLAWRAAVAAGIAAVFALTACVGTALPGPTAVPLRPTESASFETDDLTDLMNQLVDAGAPAVTIEVRDGDEVWSSAVGVQSSNSELPASASNASRVASVTKPMVATMILQLVDEGELTLDTDVEEVLPGVVGGRDVTVEQLLQHTSGMPDYVEALALGDPTQILNVLDNGRTQQELVDLALGQEWRFDPGTGWEYSNSNYVVLTMLLEEITGNSLAEELATRITTPLGLTNTSIPDGTSMPANSLHGYVVESGLSIDVTKQDASLWNGAGAVVSTPADVNTFMRALLTGQVLPPQLVGYMLRLNDEGYGLGVQARQDQCPAGDATIINSEQVDPTIAPSADAASSESATPTEAVAAAPSPSTPASWPDAPDDGSGSVIEDDLGTVGVQIGEPGMVYGHLGSGLGYRALTLSSPDGLRQVTVFWTASEINQDNDERVHLAYDIADAALARDC
- a CDS encoding exodeoxyribonuclease III; this encodes MRIATWNVNSIRTRKGRVVDYLQNADIDVLAMQEIKCKPEQFPYEEFEQAGYEVIAYGKNQWNGVAFASRLPIEEVVHDFADMPGFGKPLDDGSLPMEARALGVTIEGVRLWSLYVPNGREIDNPHYPYKLEWLAALRRSVAARRDSHPGEPLAIMGDFNIAPEDHDVWSMEFFEGRTHVTKPERDAFQAFLDDGLIDALRSRGVEGYTYWDYQQLRFPRNEGMRIDFILGTPEFDELVVDAEIARDERKGDGPSDHVPVVVELDVDTALDDDAPMIF
- the pyrE gene encoding orotate phosphoribosyltransferase — encoded protein: MTDARTQLIQLISDEAVFHGDFTLTSGKKASYYIDLRKLSLDHRAAPLIGQVLIDLVAEFEPDAVGGLTMGADPLANAVLHQSVAQGAPINAFVVRKEPKDHGRGKQVEGPDVDGKRVVVLEDTSTTGGSPLAAAAALEKAGATVVGVCTIVDRATGAGERIEEAGYPYRYAIGLDDLGLAES
- a CDS encoding septum formation family protein — its product is MAAGRRGIAIAAAVVVLLVGAVVGWLWRPLGVPEASPTPTPTEPPSIFEAEAGTCVAEFDDAWQLEFDDVPCSQPHAAEVIGTVDATDYVDAGADWPGDDALADWAVLACEGLDDYPSDITELQVRWPLEGDWAAGERNYVCFSVTDEAAATASATPTQ
- a CDS encoding TrmH family RNA methyltransferase gives rise to the protein MNEQSPTHELSTWGVGPWQGEWPDDPRYDPELLEHGDTRNVIDRFRYWKMQAIVDDLDTTRHPFHVAIENWQHDMNIGSIVRSANAFGANTVHIVGRKRWNRRGAMVTDRYQHVVHHETIEAFAAWAREAGMPILAIDNVPGCVPIETTALPERCVFLFGQEGPGLTQEAVDASEQVIEITQFGSTRSINASAAAAVTMHDWVLQHVYGRRP
- a CDS encoding ABC transporter substrate-binding protein, with the protein product MSRFTRLVRAAAVAAAAALALAGCQGGASSPEASGASGDTLTIGLTYTPNVQFAPFYVAEDLGYFDEAGVNVELRHHGESEELFGALKGGTEQLVYAGGDEITQAAAGGVDLQSVATLYNTYPAVLIVPEDSEITTAEDLKGHTVGLPGLYGQTYFALLAMLDEAGLSQDDVDIQAIGYTQQAALSGGRVDAVMGFANNDAVQFEQQGFAIRTIDAVDPAHPTLVGPAVAADAATIADRGDDVSRVLEAVQKAIEYIAENPEEAVKITAKYVPTLTSDEQKAAALATLNATIPLMEPLGDAPLLTNDPDTWAAMAEFMFSSGLIDTEVAPESLYTNALLPSA